The Virgibacillus sp. SK37 region ATATTCCCAGATAGGAGGATTTCCAAGATGGCTATTAAAAGAAACAAAATTTCAGTAATCGGTTCCGGATTTACAGGTGCGACAACAGCATTTATGCTTGCACAGAAGGAATTGGGTGATGTTGTTCTTGTAGATATTCCAAATATGGAAGATCCAACGAAGGGAAAAGCACTTGATATGCTTGAAGCTAGTCCTGTGCAAGGCTTTGATGCAAACATAAGTGGTACATCCAATTATGAAGAAACGAAGGATTCTGACTTAGTTATTATTACAGCAGGGATTGCCCGTAAACCAGGTATGAGTCGTGATGACTTGGTGAATACAAATGCTAAAATAATGAAGACAGTTGCACAGGAAGTGAAAAAATATTCACCAGAAACATACGTAATCGTATTATCTAACCCTGTAGACGCAATGACTTATACGTTCTTCAAGGAATCAGGTTTTCCTAAAGAACGTGTCATTGGACAATCTGGGGTTCTGGATACTGCTAGATTTCGTACATTTGTTGCACAAGAATTAAATTTATCTGTAAAAGATATTACGGGTTTTGTTTTAGGTGGCCACGGAGATGATATGGTACCGTTAATCCGTTATTCCTATGCGGGAGGTATACCGTTAGAAAAATTAATCTCTAAAGACCGTTTAGATGCTATTGTTGATCGCACGCGCAAGGGTGGCGGCGAAATTGTAGGGTTGCTTGGAAATGGAAGTGCTTATTATGCACCAGCCGCTTCTCTCACAGTTATGGCTGAAGCTATCCTTAAGGATCAACGACGCGTATTGCCAACAATTGCTTACCTTGAAGGTGAGTATGGTTATACTAATATATATCTTGGTGTACCAACTGTATTAGGCGGCAAAGGTATTGAAGAGATTATTGAATTAGACCTGACAGATGAAGAAAGAGCTGCTTTAGATAAATCCGCAGATTCTGTAAAAAATGTCCTAAACGTTTTAAAATAACTTGGAACAAAAGACCTGTACTCCATAATGGGGTACAGGATTTTTTAGAAGGTAGGAAAATGGAATCCCTAAGTTCTTATGCGTAAAGCGGGAGCTTGCAACTTCAGTGTAAACGCTGCACGGCACTATTAAAATGTACGGAAATACTTCATAATCATATTTATTAGGCAAAAAGGTTAGATTTTGATATAATAGAAAACGCTTACATTAACGGAGGTGGGGAATATGTTAGGTAAAAAAAGAAGGCTGGGAAAAGAGATAAAAGATTTGAGAGTCGGAGATAGCTATACAGCAGTGAAGATGATTAACGATAGAGATTTACTACTTTATTTAGGATTAACTGACGATGCAAATCCTCTATACATTCAACACGATTATGCTTCACAAACACCGTATGAAAAACCAATTGTTCCATCTGTCATGCTTTTTGGAATGGTCTCCTCCTTGATTTCCATGCACTTGCCTGGTCCTGGCAGTCATATTACACAACATGAAATGACATTTCCTAAGATAGTTCACCATAATACAGAAGTAAAACTGAACGTTGAAATAATAGCAATTGATCAGCCAAACCATCAGATAGCCATGTCTGTAAACGGTTTTGACAGTACAGGGGAGATTGTAATTCAGGGAAAAGTACAGGTTTGTCCTTCTTACAAGCCTAACTCACTAATAGCCAATTCATTAGAAAATTTCTTTTAACAGGATGAGGCTAATAAGTTTATCCTTTCTTTCTTTGTAAAAATAAATTTACAAACGGTTATTATGTTCACATTCCTCCTTATTCATTGTAAGATAGAGTCAACGGAAGAAATTCCATTGTTTTGGAGAAATGGAGGATGTGAAATGCAGCCACACGTTCTGATTGTTGATGATGAAAAATCAATCGTTACTCTACTAAAGTTTAATATGGAGAAAGCAGGGTTTTTAACAGATGTAGCTTATAATGGTAATGAAGCAGTTAGCAAGGGAACTGAATCTGAATATGACCTAATTATACTAGATTTAATGCTTCCAGGCATGGACGGTATGGAGGTTTGTAAATATTTGCGGGCAAATAAGATCGATACTCCTATACTAATGTTAACAGCTAAGGATGATGAGTTCGATAAAGTACTAGGACTGGAACTTGGGGCTGATGATTATTTAACAAAACCTTTTAGCCCCAAGGAAGTTATTGCTCGGGTTAAGGCTATCTTACGAAGAGTAAATAAAGAAGATAAAGTAGTATTCCAAGCAATTCGTATCGGAGATTTGATTATTTACCCGGAACGTTATGAAGCAGAAATGCACAATAAAATTATCACTTTCACCAGAAAAGAGTTTGAATTGCTGCATTATCTGGCTAAACATAAAGGAAAAGTTATCTCCCGTGATCAATTGCTAAGTGGAGTGTGGGATTACGACTTTGTTGGCGATACCAGAATTGTTGATGTACATGTTTCCCATTTGAGAGAAAAAATTGAGCCAGACACAAAAAAACCTACGTACATAAAAACTATCCGAGGACTCGGCTATAAATTGGAGGTACCAACATCATGAGAGCTTTGTTTTCAAAACCGCTTATCTCCTATGTGATTGGAATACTATTAGTTATAACGACTACTGGTTTTGTTCTATCCCAGGTAATCGAAAACTTTTTTATACTAATAGCGGTTTTATTGATCGAATTTATTATATTTCTGTTATTTTTGTTACATTTCTATGATAAATATATGAAGCCAATTAATAAGGCGACAAAAACAGTTGATGAGATTGTGAAGGGGAATTATCGGGCTAGATTTCATCATCCTGTAAATGATACAATCGGGCAGTTAAGTAAAAGAATTAATGCTTTGGCCAGAAATCTAAGTGAGCTGTCCATACAGGAACAAATGCAATCAGAACAACTATCCACTGTCATTGATAATACAGAAAGTGGATTGATACTAATAGATTCAAAAGGGTATATTCATCTGGTGAACCGAAAAATCATAGATATGTTTGGGGGAACACCAAAAGATTACCGAGGATATTTATACTACGATGTGCTAGAAAATGAAGTTATCCATGAAGCGGTACAAAAGGCTTTTTTATATGAAAAAAATATAAAATATGCCTTCACCAACTATAAAAATAAGGATAAGTTTTATCTCGAAATTGTGGGTGCACCTATTTTTAATGAACGCAATATGGTTAAAGGTGCAGTTCTAGTTATCTATGATATTACCGAGATGAAAAAGCTTGAACTTATGCGAAAGGATTTTGTCGCTAATGTTTCTCATGAGTTAAAAACTCCTATTACTTCTATAAAAGGATTTGCTGAAACATTAATGGAGACACCATTGACAGACGGGGATACGCATAATGAATTTCTGTCTATTATTTATAATGAAAGTCATCGTTTGCAGTTGCTTATAGAAGATTTATTAATCTTATCCAAACTTGAAAAGGAAGATTTTAAATTAGAACTTGAAGAAATAAATGTTGAAGAATTAATGGAAGATATTTCGCCATTAGTTAAACATCAAGCTCAAGAAAAAGAAATTCATTTAACTTTAAACACGGAAGAAGTAAGTAAGTTTAAGGCTGACAAAGAAAGAGTTAAGCAAGTAATTATTAATCTCTTGGATAATGCTTTTAACTATACACCTAAGGGCGGCAATGTAAGCCTGGACATTGGTTTAAAAGAAGAACAGCTTTACATTCAAGTTAAAGATACTGGTATTGGAATTGAACAAGAAGCTCTCCCGAGAATATTTGAGAGATTTTATCGGGTTGACAAAGCTAGGAGCAGGAATACAGGTGGCACCGGTTTGGGGCTTGCCATTGTAAAACATATCGTGGAAGTACATCACGGAGATATAAAAATAGAAAGTGAACAGGACAATGGTACAACAATAACAGTATATCTACCACAAGATAACACATGGTAAAAAACATCCTCTTTGAGGATGTTTTTTAGTTTAAGGATTAAAGTAATTCACATCGGTGTGTAAGCGTTCATCTGTAATGAAAATTAATGGCGATAAATGTCTCTTAAGCATTATATTATTTACCGCACTTATTGGGCTCCTAGCAGAATGCGCTATTATTTTTTCTTTTATCCCTCCATAATGATAAAATAAACACAAAGATTATTGATGGAGGGAAACGTGTATGGCGAATAAACTAGTTCTTATTGATGGCAACAGTATTATCTATCGCTCTTTTTTCGCATTGCCATTATTAAATAATGATAAAGGTGTTTATACAAATGCAGTTTATGGATTTACTACAATGCTGCTTCGGATTTTGGAGGAAGAAAAACCAACACATATGCTCGTCGCTTTTGATGCTGGGAAAACAACCTTTCGTCATGCAACCTACAAAGAATATAAAGGTGGCAGGCAAAAGACTCCGCCAGAACTATCAGAACAATTTCCTTTATTAAAAGAAGTTCTGGATGCTTTTCAAATCTCTCATTACGAATTGCCGAATTATGAGGCTGATGACATCATTGGTACATTATCACAAGAAGCAAAAAAGGAAAATTGGGATGTCACCGTAATCTCTGGTGATAAAGATTTGTTACAGTTAGTATCTGATAAAGTAACCGTCAACCTTACGAAAAAAGGTATTAGTGATGTGGAAAGCTATACACCAGCTTTCTTAAAAGAAAAAATGGAAATTACTCAAGAGCAAATTATAGATTTAAAAGCATTAATGGGGGATAGCTCGGATAATATCCCGGGTGTGCCTGGAGTAGGGCAAAAAACGGCAACCAAATTACTTAAGCAGTTCGAAACATTGGAAAAGGTCTATCATCATGTTGATGAGGTAAGTGGTAAGAAACTGAAAGAAAAATTGATTAACCACAAAGCAGATGCGTTTATGAGCAAAGAACTTGTTACCATTAATTGTAGTTCTCCAATAGATGTTTCACTTGAAAAAATAGGTTATGAAGGATATGAGGCACACAAGGTCAGTGAAATCTTCAAAGACCTTGGGTTTAATTCACTTTTAGATAAGGTAGAAGGTTCAAATGGAGACGAAGAAAAGGAAAAAGAAGTTCTTAAGGATATTGACTACAAAATCGTAGAGGATCTTACTCCGGAAATGATAACAGGAAAAGAGGCATTGGTTATTGAAATGCTTGGTGATAACTACCATCAGGCAGATATTGAAGGAATTGGAATTACGAATGAGCAAGGTTCTTATTTTCTTACTGTAGAGTCAATGCTTACTTCTACTTTCTTTAAAGAGTGGGCAGAAAATCACCAGCAAGAAAAGTATGTCTTCGATGCGAAACAAACATTAGTGGCTTTACTTAGACATAACATTCACATCAAGGGAATTAAGTTTGATATGCTGTTAACTTCTTATTTACTAAATCCTTCTGAGAATAATCATGAAATACCGGCAATTGCACATCGGATGGGAAAAAAAGATGTATTATTCGACGATGAAATTTATGGAAAGGGTGCGAAGAGGAAAGTACCTGAGCATGCAATCTTAGCTGAGCACATTGTTAGAAAAACCAGCGCCTTATATGTACTGAAAGAGAAGATGGACGAACAACTTAAAGACAATCAGCAATATGAATTATGTAAAGAACTTGAAATGCCTCTTGCTTTAATTCTTGGTGAAATGGAACACAGAGGGGTCCATGTGGATATAGAAAAATTAGAGGAAATGGGTACAAATTTAAAACAACGTTTAACTGAATTAGAGAAGGAAGTCTATGAATTGGCCGGTGAAAACTTTAATCTAAATTCACCTAAGCAGCTTGGACCAATTTTATTTGAAAAGCTTAAGCTGCCTGTGATCAAAAAAACAAAGACAGGTTATTCAACAGCTGCAGATGTGTTAGAGCAATTGGAAGAAGAGCATGAAATTATTCCAAAGCTTTTGCTATATAGACAACTAGGCAAGCTTCAATCCACGTATATTGAGGGGTTAATAAAAGTTACGGACAAAGAAACACATAAGATCCATACGAGGTTTAATCAAGCATTGACACAGACTGGAAGATTGAGCTCGATTGAGCCTAATCTGCAAAATATTCCGATACGGTTGGAAGAGGGTAGAAAAATTAGACAAGCTTTTGTACCTGCCAAGGAAAATTGGATTATGTTTGCAGCCGATTACTCACAAATCGAACTTCGCGTATTAGCCCATATTGCTAAAGATGAAAAATTGATTGACGCATTTAATAATAATTTAGATATTCATACACAGACAGCTATGGACGTATTTCACGTGGAAAGAGAAGAAGTAACCTCAAACATGCGGCGCCATGCGAAAGCGGTCAATTTCGGAATTGTATACGGTATTAGTGATTATGGGCTTTCTCAGAGTTTGGGGATCACCCGTAAAGAGGCAAAGCAATTTATTGAACGCTATTTTGAAAGTTATCCAGGTGTGAAGCAATATATGGATGAAATTATTTCCGCAGCCAAACAAAAAGGATTTGTAACTACATTAATGAATCGAAGAAGATATTTACCGGAAATTACGAGTAGAAATTTTAATTTAAGAAGCTTTGCTGAACGTACAGCAATGAACACACCGATACAGGGAAGTGCTGCAGACATTATAAAAAAAGCGATGATTGATTTGGATGGAAAATTAAAGGAAACGAGTTTGGAAGCTAGAATGCTACTCCAAGTTCATGATGAGTTAATTATTGAAGCACCAAAAGAAGAGTTAGAGCAATTAAAAGAAATAGTACCTGCTATTATGGAAAATACGGTAGATTTAGTCGTGCCTTTAAAAGTAGACTATGCCTATGGTAATAGCTGGTTCGATGCTAAGTAAGGAGAAAAATTAAGATGCCTGAGTTGCCAGAAGTTGAAACAATTAGAAAGACACTAAAAAATTTAGTACTAAATAAAAAAATTGAAAAAGTCGACGTGTATTGGGCAAAAATTATTAAGCAGCCAGACGATGTAGAGGAGTTCAAGCATATTCTCTCTGGTCAAACCATTCGTGATGTAAAAAGAAAAGGCAAATTTTTTAATGTTTCAATTGGATAATTACTATCTGGTTTCCCATCTAAGAATGGAAGGAAAATATAGTGTTAATAAACCGATTGAGCCAGTAAAAAAGCACACACATGTTGTCTTTTATTTTGAAGACGGTGACGAGCTGAGATATAATGATGTGCGTAAATTTGGCACAATGCATGTTTACCCTATCGGAGAAGAACTAAATGAGAAACCTTTAAATCAATTGGGTCCTGACCCATTTGAAGAGTCTTTTACATTTGACTACTTTTATTCCAAGCTAAAGCGGACAGACCGTACGATAAAAGCAGCTTTATTGGACCAGTCAATACTCGCTGGCTTGGGTAATATTTATGTTGATGAAACATTATTTAAAGCAGGTATTCATCCTTTGAAACGTTCAAGTAAACTAACCAAGAAAGAAATAAAGGCGATACAGGAAGCTGCAATTAGTACACTTGCAGAAGCAGTTAAACTAGGTGGTACAACAATTCGCTCCTATGTGAATGGCCAGGGACAGATGGGGATGTTCCAACAAGAACTCTTTGTATATGGGCAGGAAAATAAACCATGTAAAACATGTGGAAAGCCAATTGTAAAATTGAAAGTAGGCGGAAGAGGCACTCATGTTTGTCCTACATGTCAAAAAAATTAGGAGGCGAGTTTGAAATGGCACTAACGTTAGGTTTAACAGGAAGTATAGCAAGTGGGAAGAGTACTGTCTCCCTTATGTTTGATGATTATAATATTCCTGTAGTTGATGCGGACAAGCTGTCGCGTGAAGTAGTCAAACCGGGGGAAAAAGCTTACGAACAAATCATTGCTGCGTTTGGAAAAGACATTTTAAGAGAGGATAAGTCCCTTGAAAGAAAAAAATTGGGTGCTCTCATTTTTGCTGATGAAGAAAAAAGAAAAAAATTGAACAGTATTGTCCATCCAGCTGTACGTGAAAAAATGATTCAGAGAAGAGATGGCTTTCTACAGGCTGGTTCAAAATGTGTAGTTTTAGATATTCCACTCTTATTTGAAAGTAAATTAACTCATTTTGTTGATAAGACAGTTGTTGTATTTGTGGACGAAGAAGTACAGCTTAAGCGATTAATGGAAAGAGATAACTATTCTGAAGAAGAAGCCTTACAGCGTATCCAATCGCAAATGCCTGTTAAAGAGAAAGCAGCATTAGCAGACGCTGTTATAAATAATAACGGGGCGAAGTCTGAAACATATGAACAATTGGAGAAACTCTTAAAAAGTTGGAAGGTTATTTAAAAAGTCGGGATTCCCCGGCTTTTTTTGTGGTCGAAAGAAAATTGTGTTTCACAGTAATTCGCAAAATAGATAGACTGCGAGTTAACTTGTTTTAGATGGATTAATTAATTTTACAGAGGAAGCACCCATTGATTTGCGTTTCAGGCGGACGCTTTCCGCCGGCATGGCCTCAGCCGCTTCCTTCGCTACGCTCCGTCCAGGGTCTTCGCCTCATGCTATTCCGGCAGGAGTCGCCGCCTTCCACTCCAATCAATTGGAATGGCTTTTCTATTTTAAAGAGCTAGAATACAGTCTTTAGCGGAGGGGAAATATGTAGACTCCAGCGGGAAAAGCGAGACTAGCGAGTCCCCGCAGAACGGAACGTTAGTGAAGTTCGAGGAGGCTCGCAGGCCGCCCGCGGAAAGCGGAATATTTCCCCGTAGCGGCGGTTTACGCAGCCTCTATATTTTTAATTATGTCGCAGTTTACTCCTATTGCGAAGAAAATAAAATTATGGGAAAGAAAACTTATACTTAAACATTTGCATTACATCCATTTTTGCTTGTTCTTAACAAAGAAAAGGGATCACTTATTTAACGCAATTGTATGAATACTTAAACATGCATTAAAAGCAAAATTAAAGGTCACATCTTAAGTTTAATATGTTATACTAATTAATATAAAAGACAAATAAGTGTAACACATATAGGAGGACCTTAAATGAATAAAACTCGAATTGCTATTAATGGTTTTGGCCGTATTGGCAGAATGGTATTTCGTCAAGCGATTAATGATGATCAATTAGAGGTTATTGCAATAAACGCAAGCTATCCTCCGGAAACGCTTGCCCATCTAATTAAATATGACAGTGTCCACGGAATTTTTCAAGGGGATGTAAAAGCGCTTGAAAATGGCCTGGAAATAAATCAAAAACAAATTAAAATAGTAAATTCTCGAGAACCTGAAAAGCTTCCATGGGAAGAATTGAATATCGATGTAGTTATCGAAGCAACTGGTAAATTCAAGACGAAAGAAACAGCAGGTCTTCACATTAAAGCTGGAGCAAAGAAAGTCGTTATAACAGCACCAGGTAAGCAAGTAGATAATACAATTGTAATGGGAGTA contains the following coding sequences:
- the coaE gene encoding dephospho-CoA kinase (Dephospho-CoA kinase (CoaE) performs the final step in coenzyme A biosynthesis.); this encodes MALTLGLTGSIASGKSTVSLMFDDYNIPVVDADKLSREVVKPGEKAYEQIIAAFGKDILREDKSLERKKLGALIFADEEKRKKLNSIVHPAVREKMIQRRDGFLQAGSKCVVLDIPLLFESKLTHFVDKTVVVFVDEEVQLKRLMERDNYSEEEALQRIQSQMPVKEKAALADAVINNNGAKSETYEQLEKLLKSWKVI
- the polA gene encoding DNA polymerase I, whose protein sequence is MANKLVLIDGNSIIYRSFFALPLLNNDKGVYTNAVYGFTTMLLRILEEEKPTHMLVAFDAGKTTFRHATYKEYKGGRQKTPPELSEQFPLLKEVLDAFQISHYELPNYEADDIIGTLSQEAKKENWDVTVISGDKDLLQLVSDKVTVNLTKKGISDVESYTPAFLKEKMEITQEQIIDLKALMGDSSDNIPGVPGVGQKTATKLLKQFETLEKVYHHVDEVSGKKLKEKLINHKADAFMSKELVTINCSSPIDVSLEKIGYEGYEAHKVSEIFKDLGFNSLLDKVEGSNGDEEKEKEVLKDIDYKIVEDLTPEMITGKEALVIEMLGDNYHQADIEGIGITNEQGSYFLTVESMLTSTFFKEWAENHQQEKYVFDAKQTLVALLRHNIHIKGIKFDMLLTSYLLNPSENNHEIPAIAHRMGKKDVLFDDEIYGKGAKRKVPEHAILAEHIVRKTSALYVLKEKMDEQLKDNQQYELCKELEMPLALILGEMEHRGVHVDIEKLEEMGTNLKQRLTELEKEVYELAGENFNLNSPKQLGPILFEKLKLPVIKKTKTGYSTAADVLEQLEEEHEIIPKLLLYRQLGKLQSTYIEGLIKVTDKETHKIHTRFNQALTQTGRLSSIEPNLQNIPIRLEEGRKIRQAFVPAKENWIMFAADYSQIELRVLAHIAKDEKLIDAFNNNLDIHTQTAMDVFHVEREEVTSNMRRHAKAVNFGIVYGISDYGLSQSLGITRKEAKQFIERYFESYPGVKQYMDEIISAAKQKGFVTTLMNRRRYLPEITSRNFNLRSFAERTAMNTPIQGSAADIIKKAMIDLDGKLKETSLEARMLLQVHDELIIEAPKEELEQLKEIVPAIMENTVDLVVPLKVDYAYGNSWFDAK
- the mdh gene encoding malate dehydrogenase, with the translated sequence MAIKRNKISVIGSGFTGATTAFMLAQKELGDVVLVDIPNMEDPTKGKALDMLEASPVQGFDANISGTSNYEETKDSDLVIITAGIARKPGMSRDDLVNTNAKIMKTVAQEVKKYSPETYVIVLSNPVDAMTYTFFKESGFPKERVIGQSGVLDTARFRTFVAQELNLSVKDITGFVLGGHGDDMVPLIRYSYAGGIPLEKLISKDRLDAIVDRTRKGGGEIVGLLGNGSAYYAPAASLTVMAEAILKDQRRVLPTIAYLEGEYGYTNIYLGVPTVLGGKGIEEIIELDLTDEERAALDKSADSVKNVLNVLK
- a CDS encoding MaoC/PaaZ C-terminal domain-containing protein codes for the protein MLGKKRRLGKEIKDLRVGDSYTAVKMINDRDLLLYLGLTDDANPLYIQHDYASQTPYEKPIVPSVMLFGMVSSLISMHLPGPGSHITQHEMTFPKIVHHNTEVKLNVEIIAIDQPNHQIAMSVNGFDSTGEIVIQGKVQVCPSYKPNSLIANSLENFF
- the pnpS gene encoding two-component system histidine kinase PnpS gives rise to the protein MRALFSKPLISYVIGILLVITTTGFVLSQVIENFFILIAVLLIEFIIFLLFLLHFYDKYMKPINKATKTVDEIVKGNYRARFHHPVNDTIGQLSKRINALARNLSELSIQEQMQSEQLSTVIDNTESGLILIDSKGYIHLVNRKIIDMFGGTPKDYRGYLYYDVLENEVIHEAVQKAFLYEKNIKYAFTNYKNKDKFYLEIVGAPIFNERNMVKGAVLVIYDITEMKKLELMRKDFVANVSHELKTPITSIKGFAETLMETPLTDGDTHNEFLSIIYNESHRLQLLIEDLLILSKLEKEDFKLELEEINVEELMEDISPLVKHQAQEKEIHLTLNTEEVSKFKADKERVKQVIINLLDNAFNYTPKGGNVSLDIGLKEEQLYIQVKDTGIGIEQEALPRIFERFYRVDKARSRNTGGTGLGLAIVKHIVEVHHGDIKIESEQDNGTTITVYLPQDNTW
- a CDS encoding response regulator transcription factor → MQPHVLIVDDEKSIVTLLKFNMEKAGFLTDVAYNGNEAVSKGTESEYDLIILDLMLPGMDGMEVCKYLRANKIDTPILMLTAKDDEFDKVLGLELGADDYLTKPFSPKEVIARVKAILRRVNKEDKVVFQAIRIGDLIIYPERYEAEMHNKIITFTRKEFELLHYLAKHKGKVISRDQLLSGVWDYDFVGDTRIVDVHVSHLREKIEPDTKKPTYIKTIRGLGYKLEVPTS